The Campylobacter concisus sequence ATCTTGGCCTTTAATGTACTCTGCAAATTCGTTTTTTAGCTTATTTTCTTTATATGAGATCGCCTCTTCTTTTGTATGAGAAACGGCTTCTTTTTGAGTTTTTTTGATCTCACCTTGCTCTTTAGTAAGTTCTTTTTTTATCTCTTTTAAACTATCGAAAAAATCATTCATCTTTGCTCCTTTTGTTTTTATCAGATTTTACTAAAACAGTTATAAAATTAAAATGAATACAATTTTTCTTTAAGGAAAGTTTGGCTAATATCTCGACTTAACTTTCTTGTGCGCTCGTAGCTCAGCTGGATAGAGCATTTGATTGCGGTTCAAAAGGTCAGAGATTCGAATTCTCTCGGGCGCACCATCTTAATGACAAACTTCATAATTTTTATAGTAAAATAAGCAAAAAAATTAAAAGAGAAAAAATGGATTTTCAAAATATTCAAAAACAAATTTTAGTACTAAAAGAGAGCTTGACAGCATTAGAACAAAATAGTGAGCACGAGATCGGCTTGGCAGTTGGGGTTGTTGAGTTTAATAAAAACGCTGACGAACTTAAAAAAAAGCTTACAAATTTAAAAGGTGAAAGCGATTTTTTTAAAAGTGTCTTCAATACAGAGGACTATTATGAAAACATTAGTACTTATTTGGAGCAGATAAAGAGAAGCTTAAATTATAAAATTGAAAAAAACGGGGTGAGCTTTAAGGCAAATGAAAATTTACAAGAAAGCTATGTTGCCATTTTAAATATAATAGAAATTTTAGTAGCAGAATATCAAATACAAAACAAAAATAAAGCAAAAAATCTCTTTTCTAGGACAACAGATACTACTCAAATAAAATCAATACTTGCGGAGCTAAATACTCTACAAGAGCGTATACATAATGTTTTACATATTCATTCTAGGATAGTTTCAAATATTATTTTGCAAAATTTTAAGATAATTTATACGTTCTTTTATAATTGTATTAAGGCTGCAAAGCAACGCAAAGATGAGCTTTTGCTAGTGGAGATCGCGGGTATAACTGACAAGATAATAACTATGATAAAACCGGTCTTTAGTGCAAAAATTTTAAATACAAATGAGCTTATTTATCATTACTTGATCTTTGAGCTAAAAGAACTAAAAGCTTGTGCGATAGGCGAGGAGCTAGTTTAAAATTTTATCAATTATCTCTTTTGCTCCATTTGGCAAAAGGATCTCTTTTAGAGCTTTACTGCTTTTGTTTAGATCAAAATTTTCTATCATTCTTATGACTTCGTCTTTGTTCAGAATTTCTCCATTTTGCAAGCAAATTTCAGCAATGCCCTTATCTTTTAAAAATTTAGCGTTATAAAGCTGATGATTACCAGCAGCATAAGGAAATGGCACAAAGATAGATGGCAAAGCATTTGCACAAAGCTCCCAAAGCGAGCTAGCTCCTGCTCTTGAGATAGCAAGATCAGCCTCGCTCATCTTCTTTTCTATCTCTTTACTAAATTCAAAAATTTCTAGATTTGTTTCATCAAAGCCAAGTTCATCATATCTTTTTTTAAGTTCATCAAAACCATTTTTGCCACATTGATGAATTATCTTTATGCCTTTTTCTTTGAGATATGGAGCTAAATTTATAGCTAGCTCGTTTATCGCTTTTGCACCTTGCGAGCCACCTAAAAATAAAATAGTCTTTAGCCTATTTCTCATCCTCGCACTATCAAAAAATTTCTTTGCAACGGGATAAGGGTGGGGCGAAGTTTCATCATAAGAGCTAAAAAAGCCTTTTGCATAG is a genomic window containing:
- a CDS encoding imidazole glycerol phosphate synthase, with translation MDFQNIQKQILVLKESLTALEQNSEHEIGLAVGVVEFNKNADELKKKLTNLKGESDFFKSVFNTEDYYENISTYLEQIKRSLNYKIEKNGVSFKANENLQESYVAILNIIEILVAEYQIQNKNKAKNLFSRTTDTTQIKSILAELNTLQERIHNVLHIHSRIVSNIILQNFKIIYTFFYNCIKAAKQRKDELLLVEIAGITDKIITMIKPVFSAKILNTNELIYHYLIFELKELKACAIGEELV
- the murG gene encoding undecaprenyldiphospho-muramoylpentapeptide beta-N-acetylglucosaminyltransferase, encoding MIVICGGGTGGHLAIARSFCEELNRRNIKPIFIGSTSGQDKFWFENDENFLQKFFLPSSGVVNKRGFAKIKSLTNIVNLALKCRKIFKQNGVKAVISVGGYSAAPAAIAAIISKTPLFIHEQNAVMGKLNKILKPYAKGFFSSYDETSPHPYPVAKKFFDSARMRNRLKTILFLGGSQGAKAINELAINLAPYLKEKGIKIIHQCGKNGFDELKKRYDELGFDETNLEIFEFSKEIEKKMSEADLAISRAGASSLWELCANALPSIFVPFPYAAGNHQLYNAKFLKDKGIAEICLQNGEILNKDEVIRMIENFDLNKSSKALKEILLPNGAKEIIDKILN